The following is a genomic window from Streptomyces chrestomyceticus JCM 4735.
GAGGAGGCGGGGCTCTTCTTCTTCGACAAGTCCCTGGAAGTCGTCCACGACGACACCCTCGCCCGCCTGATGACCTTCGGGAACGTGCTGGTCACCTCGCACCAGGCCTACTTCACCGGGGACGCGGTCGGCCAGATCCTCGACGCCACCGTACGCAACGTCGAGGACTACCTGGCCGGCCGCGTCAACGAGAACCTCCTCGTCACACCAGGACAGCGGCCAGCAACTGCGCGGTGATCGCCGCCCCGTCCAGCGTCAGCACGGACTCCGGGTGGAACTGCACCCCCGCGAAGCCGGGGCCGCGCAGCGCGTGCACCTCGCCGGAGTCCGCGTCCCGGCTCAGCTCGACCCGGTGCATGGCCAGTTCGGCCACCGCCGTCTCGTCGCAGCGGGCCGTGAAGGTGTTGTAGAAGCCGACGGTCTCCGGGCGGCCGAAGAAGTCGATGCGTTCCTGCGCGCCCTGGAACGGCACCTCCTTGCGCACGATCTCCAGGCCCAGCTCCGCGGCGATCAGCTCGTGCCCGAGGCAGACGCCGAGCAGCCCGTGCCGGTGGTCGCGGACCAGCCGCGCGGTCAGCGCGCGCAGCAGCCGCATCTTCGGGTCGGCGGCGTCCGACGGGTCGCCGGGGCCGGGACCGAGCACGACCGGCCCCTCGTGGGCCGCCGCGGCCTCCGGCAGCCCCGGCTCGTCGTACCGGCGCACGGTCACCGTCAGCCCCGAGGTGCGCAGCAGGTGCGCCAGCATCGCGGTGAAGGTGTCCTCCGCGTCGATCACCAGCGCGTGGCCGGTCAGCGCGGCGGTCGGCGCGGTGCTCTGCATCCGCAGCCAGAAGGGCGCGAGGTCCGCGCGGCGGGCGTCGAGCGCGGCCCGCACCCGAGGGTTGTCCGCCAGCCGGGGCCGCCCGGCGCTCTCCTCCGTACGGTCCGGAGCAGGGCGCACACCGAGCGCGGTCAGCACCCCGGCGGCCTTGGCGTGCGTCTCGGCGACCTCGGCGCGCGGATCGGAGGCTCGTACGAGGGTCGCGCCGACCGGCACCCGCAGCGCGCCGTCCGCGTCGATGTCGGCGGTACGGATCAGGATCGGCGAGTCCAGCGTCTGCGCGCCGCCCGCGTCCCGCCCGATCAGGGCCAGAGCCCCCGCGTAGTAGCCGCGCCCGCCCACCTCGTGGCGTTCGATCACCCGGCAGGCGTTCTGCACCGGCGAGCCGACGACGGTCGCGGCGAACATCGTCTCCTTCAGCACCTCCCGTACATCGAGCGAGGAGCGGCCGCGCAGCTCGTACTCCGTGTGCGCGAGGTGCGCCATCTCCTTGAGGCGCGGCCCGACCACCACACCGCCCATGTCGCCGACGGTGCACATCATCTTCAGCTCCTCGTCCACGACCATGGACAGCTCCTCCACCTCCTTGCGGTCGCCCAGGAACTCCAGCAGGTGCTCCGCGCTCGGGCCCCCGGCCGGGTAGCGGTAGGTGCCGCTGATCGGGTTCATCACGACCGTCCCGCCGGACATCCTTACGTGCACCTCGGGGCTGGCGCCGACCAGCGTGCGCACGCCCGGCCGGTGCACGACGTACGTCCAGTACGCGCCGCGCTCACCGGCCAGCAGCCGCCGGAACAGGGCCAGTGCGTCGGCCGTGCCGAAGTCCGGGATGTCGCCCTGGAAGGTGCGCCGGATGACGAAGTTGGCGCCCTCGCCGGTCCCGATCTCGTCGCGCAGGACGCGCTCGACGATCCCGGCGTACGCGTCGTCGGATACGTCGAAGGCGCCGTCCGCCACCCGCACCGGGTGGGCGGGCAGTTCCGCCAGCACCTCGGCCAGCGGCAGCTCGTACGCCTCGTCCGGGCGCAGCACCGCCAGGGGGGTGCCGTCGTCGCGGACGTCGAACCCGCGCTCGCGGATCTGCCGGAACGGGACGAGCGCGAGCGCGTCGGTGACCGCGGCGCCGCCGTCCGGCACCCCGTCGCCGAGCGGGATGCCGGCCAGCCGCGACACCTCCGTCACCTTGCCGACCAGCACCTCGACGGTGTCGGCGGCGGGACGGCCGGGCGTACGGCGGTGCAGCAGGGCGAACGGCGGGCAGCCGGGGGACAGCAGACGTCGCAGGACGTCGGCGGTGCCGGCGTGGGGGGTGCCGGTGTCGGTGGTGGAGCGAGGCATGTCGGCGGTTCCTTCCGGGTGGGAGGAACGGCCCGTACAACGCGGAAGGCCGCCCCTCGGGGCGGCCTTCGCGATGTCAGTGGTTACGCGCGATCAGTGGGCCGCCGGATGAGCGGTCCACCACCAGTTCATGTTCATGGCCGGTTGCGCGTACATGGGCGTCACCCTACCCGACCCGCTCCGGGAGCGCCGCGAGAAAGGCGGTCAGCGCGGTGTTGAAGACGTCCGGCTGTTCGAGGTTGGGCAGGTGGGCGGCGTCCTCGATCACGGTCAGGCGCGCGTCCGGGATGCGATCGCGCAGGAACTCGGCGTCGGAGACGGGGGTGTAGGTGTCGTCGCGGCCGACGGCCACCAGAGCCGGGACGGTGAGGCGAGCCAACGTGTCCGTGTAGTCGGGGCGTTCGGCGCGGCCCCTGAGTGCGGCGGCCGCTCCCTCGGGCGGTGCACCGAGCATCATGCGGTGTACGTGCTCCGCGACGGCGGGCCGGGCGGCGATGGTGCGCGGCGCGATCATCTTGTCGAGGACTTCTTCCGTGTAGCCGCTCATGCCCTCGCGCAGCAGCCGGTCGGCCATGGCGTTGCGGGCCCGGCGGCCCTCGGGGGTCTCGGCTTGCGCGAAGGTGTCGGCGAGGACGAGGGCGCGCAGCCGTTCCGGGAAGCGGCGGGCACACTCCATGGCGATCTGGCCGCCCATGGACAGGCCGCCGAGGACGATCCGGTCCGTCACCCCGAGGTGGTCCAGGAGTGCGGCGAGGTCCGCGGCGAAGGTCTCCAGGCGGGTCGTGCCCGGGACGGCCTGAGTGGTGCCGTAGCCGCGCAGGTCCGGCACGAGGACGCGGTGGCCGGCGGCGGCCAGCGCGGCGGTCTGCGGGGCCCACATCGTGTGGTCGAAGGGGTGCCCATGGATCAGCAGGATCGTTTCTCCGGCCGCCTCGCCGGTGTCCTCGTACGTGGTGGTGATGCCGTTGACGGCAGCGGTACGCAGCACAACTCGCCCCTGTTCGTGGGTGTTCATGGCGGCCGGCCGGTTGACGGCTCGATGCTAGGGCGCGCATCATCTCGGTGCAATGAAAACATTGCACTCGGTGCAATAGTGACGCCTTGAGTGACGGCCGGGAGGGCCCGTGGAGGACTACCAGCGCATCGCCGACACCGTCGCGGCCGACATCGCCGCCGGGCGCTTGCGTCCCGGCGACCGGCTCGCCACCCAGCGCGCCTTCGCCCGCGCCCACCGCATCGCCGACTCCACCGCCGCCCGCGTCTACCGCGAACTGGCCCGCCGCGGGCTGACCGTCGGCGAGGTCGGCCGCGGTACGTTCGTACGCGCCGCGCAGCACGCCCCGGGACCCGCCCTCGCCGAACCCGCCGACCCCGCCCGCCGCACCCGCGTCAACCTCGAACTCAACTACCCCGAGGTCCCCGGGCAGGCCGCCCTCCTGGCCCGCAGCCTGGAGCCCCTGCTGCGCCCGGACGTGCTGAGCGCGGCCCTGGCCGTCGCCCCGGCCACCGGCTCGCCTCCCGCCCGTGACGCCTTCGCCGCCCTCCTCGCCCGCGGCGACTTCCGCCCCGACCCCGCGGGCCTGCTGTTCGCGGGCAACGGCCGCCAGGCCATCGCGGGCGCGCTCGCCGCGCTGGTCCCGCCCGGCGGCCGTCTCGGCGTCGAAGCGCTCACCTATCCGCTAGTCAAGTCCGTCGCCGCCCGCCTCGGCGTCACCCTCGTACCGCTCGCGGGCGACGCGTACGGGCTACATCCCGACGCCGTACGGGCGGCCCACCGCACCGCCCCGCTGCACGCCGTCTACCTCCAGCCCACGCTGCACAACCCGCTCGGCGTGACCATGCCCGCCGAGCGCCGGGCCGAGCTGGCCGGGACGCTGCGCGCCCTGGACCTGTGGGCCGTCGAGGACGCCGTCTGGTCCTTCCTCCTGGACGACGGCCGGCAGGCCGGACTTCCGCCGCTGGCCGCCCTGGCCCCCGAGCGCACCCTCCTGGTCGACAGCCTCTCCAAGCGCCTGGCGCCCGGCCTGACCACCGGCCTGGTCCTCGCGCCGCCCGCGTCCGCCGACCGGGTCGCCGCCGCCCTGCGCTCCGGCGGCTGGACGGCCGGCGGCTTCGCCCTGAACGCCACCGCCCGCTGGCTGCTGGACGGCGTGGTGACGACGGTCGTCGAGGCCAAGCGCCGGGACGCCGCCGCCCGGCAGGCACTGCTGCGCGAGCATCTCGACGGCTTCCGGGTGCGGGCCGACCCGGCCTCCTACTTCGCCTGGTGGGAGCTGCCCGAGGGGTGGCGCGCCGAGACGTTCCTCGCGGCCGCCGCCCGGCACGGCATCGCCGTCACTCCGGCTGCCGCGTTCGCCGTCGGCGCGGAGGGCGCGCACGGCGCCGCGCCCGCCCCCAACGCCGTCCGCGTCGCTCTCGCCGCCCCGGCCACCGACGATCTGGCGTACGCACTGGGCACGCTGGCCGCCATCGCCCGCGGCGCCCCGGAGGACTCCGTACCGGACTGACGCGCGCGGGCGCACCGCCGGACCGGGCGCGAGCCCCCGGCGGTCCACTGGAGTAGGACCTTCGTCTCACATCCCGGTCGGCGAGATGGACCCCTGTCCGGACCCCGTAAAGTTGACGCGTGACCGTGAACGCTGAAATCCACGCCGGTGGCAACACCTGGCGAGACCTGCCCGCGGCGCAGCAGCCTGAATGGCCGGACCAAGAGGCTCTGCGCGATGTGATCGCCGAGCTGGAGTCCTATCCGCCGCTCGTCTTCGCCGGCGAGTGCGACCAGCTCCGCGAGCGTCTGGGAGCGGTCGCCCGCGGCGAGGCGTTCCTGCTGCAGGGCGGCGACTGCGCGGAAGCGTTCGATGCCGTCTCCGCCGAGCACATCCGCAACAAGCTCAAGACCCTGCTCCAGATGGGCGCGGTCCTCACGTACGCCGGGTCGGTCCCGGTCGTCAAGGTCGGCCGGATCGCGGGTCAGTACAGCAAGCCGCGCTCCAAGCCCACCGAGACCCGCGACGGGGTGACGCTGCCGACCTACCGCGGCGACTCCGTCAACGGCTTCGAGTTCACCGAGGCGGCCCGCATCCCGGACCCGCAGCGCCTGAAGCGGATGTACCACGCCTCCGCCGCGACGCTGAACCTGGTACGCGCCTTCACCACCGGCGGCTACGCCGACCTGCGCCAGGTGCACGCCTGGAACCAGGACTTCGTGAAGTCCTCCCCGTCCGGGCAGCGGTACGAGGCGCTGGCGCGCGAGATCGACCGGGCGATGAACTTCATGAACGCCTGCGGGGTGGACCCGGAGGAGTTCAAGACGGTCGAGTTCTACGCCTCCCACGAGGCGCTCGTGCTGGACTACGAGTCCGCGCTGACCCGTACCGACTCGCGTACCGGCAACCTCTACGACGTCTCCGGCCACATGGTCTGGATCGGCGAGCGCACCCGGCAACTGGACGGCGCGCACATCGAGTTCGCCTCCCGTATCCGCAACCCGATCGGCGTCAAGCTGGGCCCGACGACCACCGCCGAGGACGCGCTCACGCTCATCGAGCGGCTCGACCCGGAGCGGGAGCCGGGCCGGCTGACCTTCATCACCCGCATGGGCGCGGACAAGATCCGCGACAAGCTGCCCGAGCTGGTGGAGAAGGTCACCGCCTCCGGCGCGCAGGTCGCCTGGATCTGCGACCCGATGCACGGCAACACCTTCGAGGCCGCCTCCGGGCACAAGACCCGGCGCTTCGACGACGTGCTGGACGAGGTCAAGGGCTTCTTCGAGGTGCACAAGAGCCTGGGTACGCACCCCGGCGGCATCCACGTCGAGCTGACCGGCGACGATGTCACCGAGTGCGTGGGCGGCGGCGACGAGATCTTCGTCGACGACCTGCACCAGCGCTACGAGACCGCCTGCGACCCGCGGCTCAACCGCAGCCAGTCGCTTGACCTGGCGTTCCTGGTGGCGGAGATGTACCGGGACCAGTGAGGCACCGGCCCGGCCGGGCCGTACGCACACGCCGATGGGGCGCGGATCACAGGATCCGCGCCCCATCGGCGTTGTGAGCGGTCTTTCGTCCCGGGTAAGGTAAGGGTAACCTCACTGCGGAACAGGTCGACGGAGGTGATCCGCGTGTACGTCTGCTCGTGCTTCGGCATCACGGAGCAGCAGGTCCGTGAGCACGCGGCGTCCGGTGCCTGCACCCCGCGCCAGATCGCCTCCGCCAGCAAGGCCGGCACCGACTGCGGCGGCTGCGTCCGCCGCATCCAGGCGCTGCTCGGCCGGGGCACCTGCCCCCGGCGTGAACTGATCGACCGGGGCGCCCCCGAACCGCTCGGCGCCGAGCCGCCCGGCGAGGCGGCCCCGGAGACGGCCGCCGGGACGCGCGGCCCGTACGACATCACACCGCAGCCGGCCCCCGACGCGGCGCCCGGCGCCCTGCCGGAAGCAGCCTGAAGCCACCCCGGAAAAAGCGCGCCGACGCGGCGCGCTGCCCGCAGCACCCTCCGTACGGCCCGGCTGAAGGAACGGTTCGCTTGAGCGGACCGCCTCAGCCCTCCGGCTGCTCGATCACCTGGGCGAGGTACAGCGGCTCGCCGAGCTTCTCGATCAGGTCGAGCTGGGTGTCCAGATAGTCGATGTGGTGCTCCTCGTCGGCCAGGATGGACTCGAAGATGTTGGCCGAGGTGATGTCCCCCTTGGTCCGCATCACGTCGATGCCCCGCTTGAGGCGGTCGATGGCCTCCACCTCGATCTGCCGGTCCGCCTGGAACATCTCGGTGACGGTCTGGCCCACCCGGACGTGGAAGAGCCGCTGGTAGTTGGGCAGGCCGTCCAGGAAGAGGATGCGGTCCGTGAGGATCTCCGCATGCTTCATCTCGTCGAACGACTCGTGCCGGGTGTACTTGGCCAGCTTGGTCCAGCCGAAGTTCTCCTGCATCTTCGCGTGCAGGAAGTACTGGTTGATGGCGGTCAGCTCGGCGGTGAGCTGCTCGTTGAGGAATTCGATGACCTCGGGGTCGCCCTGCATGACAGCGGGCTCCTTCCACGCGAGTACTGGCAGGTGCCGCGCATCCTTGCACCGTCGTGAGCTGGGCGTCCAGTAAGTGCACGCTTAGTACGAGTTGCCCGAATCGCTGTCGCCCTGGTCACCGGCACGCCCGCGGGTCTGACACCATGGAGAGCATGGGTCAGCCCGAAAGCCGCGAAGCGGAGCATCCTCAGCTGCCTCCGGGGCAGCGGCTGCAACGGGGATGGCCGGTCACGCACTACGGCCCGGTGCCGAAGTTCCGGCCCGAACGCTGGGAGTTCCGCGCGTTCGGCGCCACCGAGGACGGCGACAAGCACTGCTGGACGCACGAGGAATTCTCCGCGCTGCCCCATACGACCGTCGTGGCCGACATGCACTGCGTCACGAAGTTCAGCATGCTCGGCGCCGAATGGGGCGGTGTCTCCACCCGGACGATCCTCGACCTCGCGCCGCCCGCCCCGGATGTCACCCATGTGATGGTGTGGGCCGAATACGGATTCAGCTCGAACCTCAAGCTGGCCGATTTCGCCGACGCCAAGTCCCTGTTCGCCACCCACCGCTCCGGTGAGCTGCTCACCGCCGAGCACGGCTTCCCGGTCCGCCTGATCGTCCCGCACCTGTACGCCTGGAAGGGCCCCAAGTGGGTGCGCGGCATCGAGTACATGACAGCGGACCGCCGCGGCTTCTGGGAGGAGCGCGGCTACCACAACCTGGGCGACCCGTGGCGCGAACAGCGCTACTCGTACCAGGAGGAGCCGGGGGACGGGCCGGAGCTGTAGCGCGCCGGACCGCCCGGCGGCAGGGGAACGGCCGGAATCCGGGCCGCGCTCAGTGGTACCGATGTGCTACGGCGTGTCCCTTGCCGCGGGAGATCATCCACCGGTTCACCGGCGTGGTCACGACGAACGCCAGGGCCAGTGACAGCGCCAGCGTCCACCAGAACAGGGCGTCGGACAGCGCCGCGTCCAGCGCCCCGGGGATCAGCGCGATCACCCCGTTGTCGATCAGCTCCATGACCGCGATGGACAGCGTGTCGGCGGCGAGCGCGACCCGTACGGCGGTCCGCAGGCCGAGCCCGGAGCCGAGCACACCGCGCAGGGTGAGGGCGTAGCCGAAGACGAAGGCGAGCACCACCGCGAGCACCATCGTCGGGGCGTTGTGCCAGCTCAGGGCGGTGCCGACGACCATGCCCAGGATCTCGCCGAGGGCGCAGCCGGTCAGGCAGTGCAGCGTGGCGCCGGCCGCGGCGCCCCAGCTCGCCGCCGCGTGCCCGCCGTGCTCGTGCCCGTCGTGTGCCTGGTGCATCGGTACGCCCAGGGTGCCACCTCAGGCCGGGTGCCGCAGATCCTTCAGGCGCGCCACGTCCGCCGCGTGGCCCTCCTTGCCGCCCGGCGTCTCGATCACCAGCGGTACGCCCAGGGTGGCCGGGTGCCGGAACAGCTCCCCGAACGGGTCGGCGCCGATGTGCCCCGCGCCGATGTTCTCGTGGCGGTCCTTGTGCGCGCCGACGACGTCCTTGGAGTCGTTGGCGTGGATCAGTTTCAGCCGCCCCTCGCCCGCCACGTCGACCAGCTCGTCCAGCAGCGCCTTCATGCCGCCGGGCGCCGCCATGTCGTGCCCGGCCGCGAAGGCGTGGCAGGTGTCCAGGCAGATGCCCAGCTTCGGGTGCCGGTCCAGCGCGTCGAAGTACGGGCCGAGGTCCTCCGCCAGCGCGCACAGCGAAGCGCCCTGACCCGCCGTCGGCTCCAGCAGCAGCCACGGGTCGTCGTCGTGCGTCAGCTCCTCCAGCAGTGGACGCATCCGTTCACGTACCTGCGTCAGGGCCTCGGCGCGGGGCCGCCCGCCGGTCGCCGAGCCGGTGTGCACCACCACGCCCCGCGCGCCGATCGCCCGGCCGCGCCGCAGCGAGTGGCGCAGCGAGAGCACGGACTTCTCGACCGTCTCCGGATTGTGCGAGCCGAAGTTGATCAGGTAGGGGGCGTGCACGTACGCCGGGAACGACTCCCGCTCGCACGCCTCCCGGAACGCCTCGTCCTGCTGCGGGTTCCCGGGCGGCGTCGCCCAGCCGCGCGGGTTGGCGACGAAGACCTGCACGGCCTCGCCGCCGATGTCCCGGGCGTACGGGACGCCGACCTTGGCCAGGCCGCCGGCCACCGGGACATGGCCGCCGACCGGGTTGCGCTCACGGGCGCGCTGCTGGGCGTCCGGCTCGGCGTCCTGCGGAATGTTCTGCGGGGAAGGGGAGGTGCTCACCCGTCAAGGGTGCCAGGTGCGGGACGCCCGCCCCGGCGTGCGGGCGGGCGTCCTTGCTCACAGCGGGCCCGGTGGCCGCCGTGGCACCGGCTCCTACAGCACGCTCTCCAGCCGGATGGTGATCTTGCTGCCCTTCGCCGCCTGCCCGCCGCCCGCGACCGACTGGCTCTCGACCTTGTCCCTCGGGAACAGGAACGGCTTCTTGACCTCGACCTCGAAGCCCGCGTCGGACAGCGCCTGCCGCGCGTCGTCGGCGGTCTTGCCGGTCACGTCCGGCACGGTGACCATCTCGGGGCCCTCGGAGAGCGTGAGCGTCACGGTGTCGCCGCGGCCCAGCGTGCCGCCCGCCCCCGGCGCCTGCCGGGCGACCTTGCCCTTCTCGTGCGGGGAGTGCACCGTGCTGTCCGCGAACTTCACCTCGAAGCCCGCGCCGCGCAGTGTCGCCTCCGCGTCCGCCCGGTCCCGGCCGGTCACGTCCGGCACGTCCACCTCGGCGCCGCGGCTGACCGTGAGCGCGACGGCGGTCTCCGGGCGCCGCTTGCTGCCCGCCGCCGGGTCGGTGCTGATCACCGACCCCTTGGCGACCTCGTCGGAGAACTTCTTGTGCACCGTGCCGACGGTCAGCCCCAGGTCACGCAGCTTGCGCTTCGCGTCGGCGATCGGCGTGCCCGCCAGGTCGGGCACCTGGACGATCTCCGGGCCCTTGGACAGGGTGATGGTGACCGTGCCCGTACCGCGGATGCGCTTGCCGTTCTCCGGGGTCGTGGCCATGACGTGGCCGCGCTCCACGTTCGGACTGAAGGCGCGTTTCACCTCCACCTCCAGGCCCTCGGCGCGCAGCGTCTGCTCCGCCTTCTCCTGCGTCATGTCCAGTACGGCCGGGACGGTGGTGAACTGCCCTGAGTTGATGTACCAGACGCCCGCGCCCGCCACCAGCACGAGCAGCACGGCCGCGATCACCGAGGCCGTCCGGCGCCGGGTCCGCAGCAGCCCGGCCCACACCCCGGACCGCGGGGCGGCCGCCGCCGGGCGCAGCCGGGTGGTCGGCTCGGCC
Proteins encoded in this region:
- a CDS encoding anthranilate synthase family protein, encoding MPRSTTDTGTPHAGTADVLRRLLSPGCPPFALLHRRTPGRPAADTVEVLVGKVTEVSRLAGIPLGDGVPDGGAAVTDALALVPFRQIRERGFDVRDDGTPLAVLRPDEAYELPLAEVLAELPAHPVRVADGAFDVSDDAYAGIVERVLRDEIGTGEGANFVIRRTFQGDIPDFGTADALALFRRLLAGERGAYWTYVVHRPGVRTLVGASPEVHVRMSGGTVVMNPISGTYRYPAGGPSAEHLLEFLGDRKEVEELSMVVDEELKMMCTVGDMGGVVVGPRLKEMAHLAHTEYELRGRSSLDVREVLKETMFAATVVGSPVQNACRVIERHEVGGRGYYAGALALIGRDAGGAQTLDSPILIRTADIDADGALRVPVGATLVRASDPRAEVAETHAKAAGVLTALGVRPAPDRTEESAGRPRLADNPRVRAALDARRADLAPFWLRMQSTAPTAALTGHALVIDAEDTFTAMLAHLLRTSGLTVTVRRYDEPGLPEAAAAHEGPVVLGPGPGDPSDAADPKMRLLRALTARLVRDHRHGLLGVCLGHELIAAELGLEIVRKEVPFQGAQERIDFFGRPETVGFYNTFTARCDETAVAELAMHRVELSRDADSGEVHALRGPGFAGVQFHPESVLTLDGAAITAQLLAAVLV
- a CDS encoding alpha/beta fold hydrolase, producing the protein MLRTAAVNGITTTYEDTGEAAGETILLIHGHPFDHTMWAPQTAALAAAGHRVLVPDLRGYGTTQAVPGTTRLETFAADLAALLDHLGVTDRIVLGGLSMGGQIAMECARRFPERLRALVLADTFAQAETPEGRRARNAMADRLLREGMSGYTEEVLDKMIAPRTIAARPAVAEHVHRMMLGAPPEGAAAALRGRAERPDYTDTLARLTVPALVAVGRDDTYTPVSDAEFLRDRIPDARLTVIEDAAHLPNLEQPDVFNTALTAFLAALPERVG
- a CDS encoding PLP-dependent aminotransferase family protein, translated to MEDYQRIADTVAADIAAGRLRPGDRLATQRAFARAHRIADSTAARVYRELARRGLTVGEVGRGTFVRAAQHAPGPALAEPADPARRTRVNLELNYPEVPGQAALLARSLEPLLRPDVLSAALAVAPATGSPPARDAFAALLARGDFRPDPAGLLFAGNGRQAIAGALAALVPPGGRLGVEALTYPLVKSVAARLGVTLVPLAGDAYGLHPDAVRAAHRTAPLHAVYLQPTLHNPLGVTMPAERRAELAGTLRALDLWAVEDAVWSFLLDDGRQAGLPPLAALAPERTLLVDSLSKRLAPGLTTGLVLAPPASADRVAAALRSGGWTAGGFALNATARWLLDGVVTTVVEAKRRDAAARQALLREHLDGFRVRADPASYFAWWELPEGWRAETFLAAAARHGIAVTPAAAFAVGAEGAHGAAPAPNAVRVALAAPATDDLAYALGTLAAIARGAPEDSVPD
- a CDS encoding class II 3-deoxy-7-phosphoheptulonate synthase; this translates as MTVNAEIHAGGNTWRDLPAAQQPEWPDQEALRDVIAELESYPPLVFAGECDQLRERLGAVARGEAFLLQGGDCAEAFDAVSAEHIRNKLKTLLQMGAVLTYAGSVPVVKVGRIAGQYSKPRSKPTETRDGVTLPTYRGDSVNGFEFTEAARIPDPQRLKRMYHASAATLNLVRAFTTGGYADLRQVHAWNQDFVKSSPSGQRYEALAREIDRAMNFMNACGVDPEEFKTVEFYASHEALVLDYESALTRTDSRTGNLYDVSGHMVWIGERTRQLDGAHIEFASRIRNPIGVKLGPTTTAEDALTLIERLDPEREPGRLTFITRMGADKIRDKLPELVEKVTASGAQVAWICDPMHGNTFEAASGHKTRRFDDVLDEVKGFFEVHKSLGTHPGGIHVELTGDDVTECVGGGDEIFVDDLHQRYETACDPRLNRSQSLDLAFLVAEMYRDQ
- a CDS encoding bacterioferritin-associated ferredoxin, which codes for MYVCSCFGITEQQVREHAASGACTPRQIASASKAGTDCGGCVRRIQALLGRGTCPRRELIDRGAPEPLGAEPPGEAAPETAAGTRGPYDITPQPAPDAAPGALPEAA
- the bfr gene encoding bacterioferritin; translation: MQGDPEVIEFLNEQLTAELTAINQYFLHAKMQENFGWTKLAKYTRHESFDEMKHAEILTDRILFLDGLPNYQRLFHVRVGQTVTEMFQADRQIEVEAIDRLKRGIDVMRTKGDITSANIFESILADEEHHIDYLDTQLDLIEKLGEPLYLAQVIEQPEG
- a CDS encoding sulfite oxidase-like oxidoreductase, translated to MGQPESREAEHPQLPPGQRLQRGWPVTHYGPVPKFRPERWEFRAFGATEDGDKHCWTHEEFSALPHTTVVADMHCVTKFSMLGAEWGGVSTRTILDLAPPAPDVTHVMVWAEYGFSSNLKLADFADAKSLFATHRSGELLTAEHGFPVRLIVPHLYAWKGPKWVRGIEYMTADRRGFWEERGYHNLGDPWREQRYSYQEEPGDGPEL
- a CDS encoding DUF4396 domain-containing protein, with protein sequence MHQAHDGHEHGGHAAASWGAAAGATLHCLTGCALGEILGMVVGTALSWHNAPTMVLAVVLAFVFGYALTLRGVLGSGLGLRTAVRVALAADTLSIAVMELIDNGVIALIPGALDAALSDALFWWTLALSLALAFVVTTPVNRWMISRGKGHAVAHRYH
- a CDS encoding deoxyribonuclease IV, with translation MPQDAEPDAQQRARERNPVGGHVPVAGGLAKVGVPYARDIGGEAVQVFVANPRGWATPPGNPQQDEAFREACERESFPAYVHAPYLINFGSHNPETVEKSVLSLRHSLRRGRAIGARGVVVHTGSATGGRPRAEALTQVRERMRPLLEELTHDDDPWLLLEPTAGQGASLCALAEDLGPYFDALDRHPKLGICLDTCHAFAAGHDMAAPGGMKALLDELVDVAGEGRLKLIHANDSKDVVGAHKDRHENIGAGHIGADPFGELFRHPATLGVPLVIETPGGKEGHAADVARLKDLRHPA